The Terriglobales bacterium genome has a window encoding:
- a CDS encoding IPT/TIG domain-containing protein has translation MNSSNAVVFTVTSQPLPSPWLDADVGVVSLAGGGSYAGGAFTVSGSGSSIWGTKDAFHFVYQPLAGDGSITARVSSLQGSAGYPDVGVMIRESLRADAINAMLYYYPNSAYFDDRPSTGASTSSNMGGATPPRYPYWVKLVRTGSTFTAYNSPDGSTWTQVSTPTNISMAQNALIGLAVCGTSYLETATFDNVSVIIGTSPYISGISPLSAGVGATVTIAGSNFGATQGASTVQLNGANASVVSWSDTQIIVTVPAGITAGAGPVVVTVNSIASNSNVQFTAINPVLNSLAPPSAAVGGTVTLTGTGFGSATNQVMFGGVQGNIASWSTTSIQVTVPSGATSAPVSVVINGFSSNGLPFTVEGQPNTASVFPNMGTVGSTVTISGSGFGASQSTSTVNFNGVNATVTSWSDTEIEATVPAGATTGPVGVTVAGLRGTAAPFTVTSDVQLTDSAGNVTDYTFSMQGGTWHTIASQGSGCSSCTVRGVTQQDYDSSGNMLDETDALGHKVSYTYDGNSNMLSQSEPLDANTTVGWTYTYNSFGEVLAATDPLGNVTTNTYDTHGNLLTVTTPKPDANTAASVTTFAYNSLGELTTITDPLNHVTTLTYTAAGLIHTITDAQNNVTTYGYDAHGNRTSVIDAMSNETDFAYDAGDRLTTITYPDHTTTGFGYDYRGRRTSVTDQNGKTTTYAYDDADRLTSVTDAANHVTQYAYDDENNLVSITDANNHITSFQYDQFGRVKETDFPSGHAESYIYDPIGNLITKTDRNGNAITYVYDALNRLTHKGYPDSTAVDFVYDLVGKIKSATDPTGTYGFAYDNMGRLIGTTTQYTFLPGNTYTNSYTYDAASNRTGFTAPDGSTNTYAYDTLNRLSTLTNSLTGQFGFGYDTLSRRTLLTRPNGVNTSYSYDSLSRLLSVLHQNGATTIDGATYTLDSAGNRTSKQNWLNRITETYTYDPIYQLTQVDQIVNGNQSTTESYSYDAVGNRLSSLNVASYSYNNTNQLTSSADGYNYTYDANGNTLTKTNSSGTTTYGWDFENHLTSVTLPNGGGVVSLRYDPFGRRIYKSSSLGTSIFAYDGDYLIEEANSSGAVVARYAQVIYSIDEPMTMLRDGATSFYHQDSLGSITSVSSTAAALAQTYAFDSFGNQAVFSGSLTNSFRYAAREFDTESNLYSMRARYFDPVTGRFINEDPIGFAGMQANFYAYVGNDPIEFADPFGLRPLTDCEKQKLAPYIPKIDLDKADLHDGKVPWYLGKGYDGITRGNNIYFRPDVYDPSTVAGLALLGHELVHVGQYRHGLTWLKYLNASRHGYDKNPYEAPANDMQNKINKELKTGCGGCSQP, from the coding sequence ATGAACAGTAGTAATGCCGTCGTATTCACAGTTACATCGCAACCGCTACCCAGTCCGTGGCTCGATGCGGATGTGGGAGTCGTTAGTCTCGCGGGGGGCGGCTCATACGCCGGCGGAGCCTTTACTGTTAGCGGATCTGGGTCTTCGATTTGGGGCACCAAAGATGCATTTCATTTCGTATACCAGCCGCTCGCAGGGGATGGATCGATTACTGCGCGAGTGAGTAGTCTGCAAGGATCCGCGGGTTATCCGGATGTAGGAGTAATGATCCGTGAGTCATTGCGGGCAGACGCAATTAACGCGATGCTGTATTACTATCCGAACTCTGCCTACTTCGATGATCGGCCGTCTACAGGAGCGAGCACAAGCTCGAATATGGGCGGCGCAACCCCGCCACGTTATCCGTACTGGGTGAAGCTGGTCCGCACGGGTAGCACGTTCACAGCGTACAACTCTCCAGATGGTTCCACGTGGACGCAAGTTTCGACTCCCACAAACATCAGCATGGCCCAGAATGCCTTGATTGGACTGGCGGTCTGTGGCACCAGTTATCTGGAGACGGCGACCTTCGACAATGTTTCAGTAATCATCGGTACCAGCCCGTATATTTCGGGTATCTCTCCGCTGAGCGCGGGAGTCGGAGCCACGGTCACCATCGCCGGATCGAACTTCGGTGCCACGCAGGGCGCCAGCACGGTGCAACTGAACGGTGCAAACGCGAGCGTAGTGAGCTGGAGCGATACGCAGATCATTGTCACGGTACCGGCGGGAATCACGGCTGGCGCGGGCCCCGTTGTCGTGACCGTAAACTCGATTGCCAGTAACTCGAACGTACAGTTCACAGCGATTAATCCGGTGCTGAACAGTCTTGCGCCGCCCTCTGCTGCAGTCGGAGGTACGGTCACGTTGACGGGAACCGGGTTTGGAAGTGCCACAAACCAAGTGATGTTTGGCGGTGTACAGGGAAACATCGCCTCCTGGAGCACTACCAGCATTCAAGTTACTGTGCCGAGCGGAGCGACAAGCGCGCCGGTATCGGTGGTGATCAACGGATTTTCCAGCAATGGGTTGCCGTTTACCGTCGAAGGCCAGCCGAACACCGCGTCGGTGTTTCCCAATATGGGAACTGTGGGATCGACGGTCACAATCTCGGGCAGCGGCTTTGGAGCCAGCCAGAGCACGAGCACGGTGAATTTCAATGGCGTAAACGCCACAGTCACAAGCTGGAGCGATACGGAAATTGAGGCCACGGTTCCGGCAGGAGCAACTACGGGTCCGGTAGGCGTGACGGTTGCCGGACTACGCGGGACGGCCGCGCCATTCACCGTAACCTCTGACGTGCAGTTGACCGACTCGGCAGGAAACGTGACCGACTACACCTTCTCCATGCAAGGCGGAACGTGGCACACGATCGCGTCGCAAGGCTCGGGATGTTCAAGTTGCACAGTGCGCGGTGTCACGCAGCAGGACTATGACAGCTCGGGGAACATGCTGGATGAGACCGACGCGCTCGGGCACAAGGTCAGTTACACCTACGACGGGAACAGCAACATGCTCTCTCAGTCGGAACCGCTGGATGCGAACACGACGGTAGGTTGGACTTACACCTACAACAGCTTCGGTGAGGTGCTCGCGGCGACTGATCCGTTGGGCAATGTGACCACGAATACGTACGACACGCATGGCAATTTGCTGACGGTAACAACCCCGAAGCCGGATGCGAATACTGCAGCCAGCGTAACCACCTTTGCCTACAACTCGCTAGGTGAGCTGACGACGATCACCGATCCGCTGAATCATGTGACCACGCTGACCTATACCGCTGCGGGGTTGATCCACACGATTACGGACGCGCAGAACAACGTCACCACTTACGGCTACGATGCGCATGGCAACCGAACGTCAGTCATCGATGCCATGAGTAACGAAACCGACTTTGCCTACGATGCGGGCGATCGGCTTACCACCATCACCTATCCCGACCACACCACAACCGGCTTTGGCTACGATTACCGAGGTCGCCGTACTTCGGTGACGGACCAGAACGGGAAGACGACGACGTATGCTTACGACGACGCTGACCGGCTCACGTCGGTCACCGACGCGGCCAACCACGTGACGCAGTACGCCTACGACGACGAGAACAACCTGGTCAGCATTACCGATGCGAACAACCACATCACGTCGTTCCAGTACGACCAGTTTGGGCGCGTGAAAGAGACCGACTTCCCGTCCGGCCACGCAGAAAGCTACATCTATGACCCAATCGGCAACCTGATCACCAAGACTGATCGCAACGGGAACGCCATCACGTATGTTTACGACGCGCTGAATCGGCTGACCCACAAAGGTTATCCGGATTCCACAGCAGTGGATTTCGTTTACGATCTTGTCGGCAAAATCAAAAGCGCGACCGATCCAACCGGCACCTACGGCTTCGCCTACGACAACATGGGCCGGCTCATTGGCACGACAACGCAGTACACGTTCTTGCCCGGAAACACCTACACAAACTCCTACACCTACGACGCCGCCTCGAATAGAACCGGATTCACCGCCCCGGATGGCAGCACGAACACATACGCTTACGACACTCTTAATCGGCTCAGCACGCTAACGAACTCGCTCACAGGCCAGTTCGGCTTCGGCTACGACACACTGAGCCGTAGGACGTTACTCACACGGCCCAACGGAGTGAATACGTCCTATTCGTATGACTCGCTCTCGCGCCTGCTAAGCGTGCTGCACCAGAATGGAGCTACGACCATTGACGGAGCCACCTACACGCTCGACAGCGCCGGCAACCGCACCAGCAAACAGAATTGGCTCAACCGGATCACCGAGACCTACACCTACGATCCGATCTACCAGCTCACGCAAGTGGATCAAATCGTAAATGGAAACCAGAGTACGACCGAGAGCTACAGCTACGATGCGGTTGGCAACCGCCTCTCATCGCTGAACGTTGCGAGCTACTCGTACAACAATACCAACCAGCTAACTTCATCGGCAGACGGCTATAACTACACTTATGACGCAAACGGCAATACGCTCACAAAGACGAACAGCAGCGGGACCACAACCTACGGATGGGACTTTGAGAACCACCTGACAAGCGTGACCCTGCCGAATGGCGGCGGAGTTGTCAGCCTCAGATACGATCCCTTCGGCAGACGAATTTACAAATCGTCATCACTCGGTACCTCTATCTTCGCCTACGATGGCGACTACCTCATTGAGGAGGCAAACTCATCCGGCGCAGTGGTCGCCCGCTACGCCCAAGTGATCTACAGCATCGACGAACCAATGACGATGCTGCGAGACGGAGCGACTAGTTTTTACCATCAAGATAGCCTCGGCTCAATCACGTCCGTCAGCAGCACGGCGGCAGCGTTGGCACAAACCTACGCGTTCGATTCGTTCGGGAACCAAGCTGTGTTTAGCGGCTCACTAACCAACTCATTCCGGTACGCAGCGCGTGAGTTCGACACCGAATCGAATCTCTACTCTATGCGTGCCCGGTATTTCGATCCCGTCACTGGAAGATTCATTAACGAAGATCCCATTGGGTTTGCAGGGATGCAGGCCAATTTTTACGCTTATGTAGGGAACGATCCTATCGAATTCGCGGACCCATTTGGTCTCAGGCCGCTCACAGATTGTGAGAAGCAAAAGCTAGCTCCCTATATTCCGAAGATTGACTTGGACAAGGCTGATCTACACGATGGGAAGGTCCCGTGGTATCTGGGCAAAGGCTACGATGGTATAACCAG
- a CDS encoding histidinol-phosphate transaminase — MAISRRTLLSAFGTTAVAAAMPQTLRAFSRITNAGDSPETGSRVIRLDKNENPYGPADNVAAALRSGLQIANRFPEIELEALTKRIADVHGVQPEQVIIGCGSTEILSMCSRAFLTPQSKLLMSTPGFEPIADYARAAGAYVQMVPLAKNYSNDLASIAQQSSAAGLVYISNPHNPTGTINPRQNIEAFIRALPAHTYILIDEAYHHYVTPSSSYASFIDHPMNDPRVIVTRTFSKIYGLAGMRIGYGIAAAQTVKRIGVYRLHEEVNVSAARAARIAFEANDHVQTCAQRNTDNRQEFCNQANARMLRWIDSQTNFVLLNAGRNGLEVSEHFRRNNILLASGFPSMENYVRVTVGSPEEMKEFWRVWDLMPQHAMAM; from the coding sequence ATGGCCATCTCTCGGAGAACTCTACTTAGCGCATTCGGGACGACTGCGGTAGCTGCAGCGATGCCGCAAACTCTGCGAGCCTTTTCCCGGATCACGAATGCCGGCGATAGCCCAGAGACCGGATCGCGAGTGATCCGGCTCGACAAAAACGAAAACCCATATGGGCCTGCCGACAATGTGGCTGCCGCGCTGCGGTCGGGACTGCAGATTGCCAACCGCTTTCCCGAAATTGAACTCGAGGCTCTGACAAAGCGAATCGCTGACGTTCACGGCGTGCAGCCGGAACAGGTAATCATCGGTTGTGGCTCAACAGAAATTCTGTCCATGTGTTCTCGCGCGTTTCTCACGCCGCAATCGAAATTACTGATGAGCACACCGGGATTTGAACCGATCGCGGACTATGCGCGAGCCGCCGGAGCCTATGTGCAGATGGTTCCGCTGGCAAAAAACTACTCCAATGATTTAGCTTCGATCGCGCAACAATCTTCAGCCGCCGGTCTGGTGTATATATCGAACCCACATAATCCGACCGGCACAATCAATCCCCGCCAGAATATCGAGGCATTCATTCGCGCATTACCGGCGCACACGTACATCCTTATCGATGAGGCCTATCATCATTACGTGACGCCATCCTCGAGCTACGCTTCGTTCATCGATCATCCTATGAACGATCCGCGCGTTATCGTGACGCGTACTTTTTCAAAGATTTACGGCCTGGCAGGCATGCGGATCGGCTATGGAATCGCGGCAGCGCAGACCGTCAAGCGGATCGGGGTCTATCGTTTGCACGAAGAAGTGAATGTCAGCGCAGCCCGTGCCGCGAGAATCGCATTCGAAGCCAACGACCATGTTCAAACATGTGCGCAGCGCAATACCGACAATCGCCAGGAATTTTGCAATCAGGCCAATGCCCGCATGCTGCGCTGGATCGATTCGCAGACCAATTTCGTTTTGCTGAACGCAGGCAGGAACGGTCTCGAAGTGAGTGAACATTTCCGGCGGAATAACATCCTGCTCGCATCGGGATTTCCATCGATGGAGAACTATGTTCGCGTGACTGTAGGCTCGCCTGAAGAAATGAAAGAGTTCTGGCGAGTCTGGGACCTCATGCCGCAGCACGCGATGGCTATGTAG
- a CDS encoding galactose oxidase-like domain-containing protein, giving the protein MHTNVIMGHVIGVAALVNKKKVFKFRAGIYASLLAGLVCGPSAVAPAFAQANVVGQWRTLPTTMPINPVHMAMLRTGKVLVVSGSGNVPSNTNYQAGIWDPATDTVTTQPIAWDMFCNGMVILPDGRPFVVGGTVAYDPFLGYSKTAAYDPSSGQFTDLQTMAHGRWYPTATTLGDGTVMAFSGLNESGPTNTAVEIYTVGSGWSQEYPAGWTPPLYPRLHLLPNGTVFYSGPTDGSMLFDPSTHAWSFVASTNYTSGRTYGSSVLLPLTPANGYRPRVMIFGGGNPATATTEIIDLSAASPSWQWGPPMSQPRIEMNAVLLPSGKVLALGGSTNDEDATTASLNADLFDADGSSMTSAGQNAFPRLYHSVALLLPDATVLVAGGNPTRGTYEPHMEIYSPAYLFAADGSLAPRPAITSISPGVIGYGSTFQVQSPDAASISSIVLVRAGAVTHAFDMDQRVVGMSFTAANGILTVTAPPNGNIAPPGYYLLFVLNAAGVPSIGSFVQLSASAQPVGDFSIATSPASQTVVASMATTYTVTISAISGFTGTVNLSVSGLPAGATASFNPASISAAGSSTLTVNTSLTTPLGNYPLAITGASGGTSHSTNTNLSVIGAPAPPKIGL; this is encoded by the coding sequence GTGCATACGAACGTCATTATGGGGCACGTGATAGGGGTAGCTGCACTCGTCAACAAGAAGAAGGTCTTTAAATTTAGAGCCGGAATTTACGCCAGCCTTCTAGCAGGGCTGGTCTGCGGGCCTTCAGCTGTGGCGCCGGCGTTTGCACAAGCCAACGTCGTAGGCCAATGGCGGACGCTGCCTACGACGATGCCAATCAATCCAGTTCACATGGCAATGCTCCGGACAGGCAAGGTTCTGGTTGTCTCCGGCTCGGGAAATGTGCCTTCGAACACCAACTACCAGGCGGGCATTTGGGATCCTGCAACCGACACGGTTACGACTCAACCCATCGCATGGGACATGTTCTGCAACGGCATGGTCATCCTGCCCGATGGGCGACCATTCGTGGTTGGCGGAACGGTGGCTTACGATCCATTTCTTGGATACTCCAAGACCGCTGCTTACGATCCCTCCAGCGGGCAATTCACCGATCTTCAGACAATGGCGCATGGACGCTGGTACCCGACTGCCACCACGCTGGGCGACGGCACCGTGATGGCCTTCTCAGGACTGAATGAATCCGGTCCAACGAATACTGCTGTAGAGATCTATACCGTGGGTTCGGGCTGGAGTCAGGAATATCCGGCGGGTTGGACTCCTCCTTTATATCCGCGGCTGCACCTGCTCCCAAATGGAACCGTCTTTTACTCCGGACCTACCGATGGATCAATGCTCTTTGATCCGAGCACACACGCCTGGTCCTTTGTTGCATCGACGAATTACACCTCCGGTCGAACTTATGGCTCTTCAGTGCTGCTGCCGCTTACACCGGCGAACGGATATCGCCCTCGGGTAATGATCTTCGGTGGGGGAAATCCGGCAACAGCGACAACCGAGATCATCGATCTGTCTGCCGCGAGTCCAAGCTGGCAATGGGGACCTCCCATGTCGCAGCCGCGCATTGAGATGAATGCAGTGCTGCTGCCGAGCGGAAAAGTTTTGGCTCTGGGGGGCTCAACCAACGACGAAGACGCCACGACGGCGAGCCTGAATGCGGACCTTTTCGACGCCGATGGAAGCAGTATGACGTCGGCGGGTCAGAACGCCTTTCCCAGACTGTACCACTCAGTGGCGCTGTTGCTGCCCGATGCTACCGTGCTGGTCGCCGGAGGCAATCCCACTCGCGGAACTTATGAACCGCATATGGAGATCTATTCGCCCGCTTATTTGTTTGCCGCGGACGGATCACTCGCTCCCCGGCCCGCAATTACCAGCATCTCTCCTGGAGTAATCGGGTATGGCAGTACGTTTCAGGTGCAGTCGCCCGATGCGGCATCGATTTCCTCGATCGTGTTAGTTCGAGCTGGAGCAGTTACCCACGCTTTCGACATGGACCAAAGAGTCGTGGGAATGTCCTTCACCGCGGCAAATGGGATCTTAACTGTAACTGCGCCTCCGAACGGCAACATTGCTCCTCCTGGTTATTACCTTCTCTTTGTGCTGAATGCAGCCGGGGTGCCTTCGATCGGCAGCTTTGTGCAGCTTTCTGCGTCGGCTCAGCCGGTGGGTGATTTCTCAATTGCCACGTCACCTGCGTCTCAGACGGTTGTAGCCAGCATGGCGACAACTTACACGGTCACGATTAGTGCTATTTCGGGATTTACCGGTACTGTGAATTTGAGTGTGAGCGGGCTGCCCGCGGGGGCGACGGCGAGCTTTAATCCCGCTTCGATTTCTGCTGCAGGCTCGAGTACGCTGACCGTTAATACGAGCCTGACAACGCCTTTGGGCAACTACCCTTTGGCGATTACAGGGGCAAGCGGGGGAACGTCGCACAGCACGAATACAAATTTGTCCGTGATTGGAGCGCCTGCGCCGCCGAAAATCGGACTTTGA
- a CDS encoding DUF4386 domain-containing protein yields MSTLKRQARIAGLLYLTLMTAPLRLIYIPSHLFVANSASATSANIAAHETLFRLGMLSDLITATMGIFLTLALYRLFKGVDEGLARLVVILGALVVTPIYFFNTVNDAAALLLARGPDFLSVFDKPQRDALVMVFIRMHGQGVLANEVFWGLWLFPFGLLVYKSRFIPRTLGVWLMLNCVAYLATSVTGILWPAYEQRVSNWVFPLMFGELAIMLWLIIVGAKERQPLATAAA; encoded by the coding sequence ATGAGCACACTCAAACGCCAAGCGCGCATCGCAGGGCTCCTCTATCTAACACTGATGACCGCTCCCCTGCGCCTCATTTACATTCCCAGCCATTTGTTTGTCGCCAACAGCGCGAGCGCCACCTCGGCGAACATCGCTGCCCATGAAACACTTTTCCGGCTCGGCATGCTCAGCGACCTGATCACGGCGACGATGGGCATTTTCCTCACACTGGCACTCTACCGTCTATTCAAGGGAGTGGACGAAGGGCTCGCCCGTCTTGTCGTGATCCTCGGCGCGCTGGTGGTTACGCCCATCTACTTCTTTAATACAGTCAATGACGCCGCTGCGCTGCTCCTCGCCCGCGGCCCAGACTTCCTGTCGGTGTTCGACAAGCCGCAGCGCGATGCACTCGTGATGGTCTTCATCCGCATGCACGGCCAGGGCGTACTCGCCAACGAGGTGTTCTGGGGACTCTGGCTGTTCCCTTTCGGTCTGCTGGTCTACAAATCGCGATTCATTCCGCGCACCCTGGGCGTCTGGCTGATGCTCAACTGCGTTGCCTATCTGGCGACCAGCGTTACCGGCATCCTGTGGCCGGCGTATGAACAGCGAGTTTCAAATTGGGTATTTCCACTCATGTTCGGCGAACTCGCAATCATGCTGTGGCTGATCATTGTAGGAGCGAAGGAGAGACAGCCGTTGGCCACGGCCGCGGCGTGA
- a CDS encoding TolC family protein encodes MRIATVIVGVMLAIVSAAAQQGSAPVAAPPIAQATVAPDSQAPVVITLQDALQRARKLDSSYRSALTEAGIAHEDHVQARAALLPSVSENTEYLYTEGTGTSTPRYIANNAVHEYVSQGNAHETISGAQFADYSRTSAAAAAARAKAEVAERGLVATVVQIYYAEVVSKRKYANAQLAADEAKRFLDLSQKLEQGGEVAHSDVIKAQLQANDANRALREAQLAMDKAHLDLAVLVFPNFNQNYSTVDDLRLPPPLPPMQEVEQQAKTKNPDLYAAMQTVRAANYAVLSSRAAYLPTLTLDYFYGIDASHFAVNTPTPDGPIRNLGYSASATLNIPIWNWGATRSKVKQTELQRDLAQTQLSAAQRKLLADLKSLYAEAEAAKIELEVLQQSADLAAESVRLTNLRYQGGEATALEVVDAQNSLVAARNNYDDGEARYRLAIANLQTLTGVF; translated from the coding sequence ATGAGGATTGCAACGGTGATAGTCGGAGTAATGTTGGCGATTGTGAGCGCAGCGGCACAGCAGGGTAGTGCTCCAGTGGCCGCGCCTCCCATTGCTCAAGCGACCGTAGCGCCCGATTCTCAAGCTCCAGTTGTGATCACCCTGCAGGACGCGCTGCAGCGCGCGCGCAAGCTCGATTCAAGTTATCGTTCTGCACTTACAGAGGCGGGAATCGCGCATGAGGATCATGTGCAGGCACGGGCAGCGCTACTGCCTAGCGTGAGCGAGAACACGGAATATCTGTACACGGAAGGAACCGGCACTTCGACTCCGCGATATATCGCCAACAACGCCGTTCACGAGTATGTGAGTCAGGGCAATGCGCACGAGACGATCAGCGGGGCGCAATTCGCCGATTACAGCCGCACCTCGGCAGCGGCTGCCGCAGCGCGGGCAAAGGCTGAGGTTGCGGAGCGCGGTTTAGTGGCAACGGTGGTGCAGATCTATTACGCGGAAGTCGTCAGCAAGCGGAAGTATGCCAACGCTCAGCTTGCCGCGGATGAGGCCAAACGCTTTCTCGATCTGAGCCAGAAGCTCGAGCAAGGCGGGGAAGTGGCCCATTCGGACGTGATCAAGGCGCAGCTTCAGGCAAACGATGCCAATCGCGCGCTGCGCGAGGCTCAGCTCGCGATGGACAAAGCGCATCTCGATCTGGCAGTGCTGGTTTTTCCAAACTTCAATCAGAATTACTCCACTGTGGACGATCTGCGCCTGCCGCCGCCACTCCCTCCAATGCAGGAGGTCGAGCAGCAGGCTAAGACGAAGAATCCGGATTTGTATGCCGCGATGCAGACGGTCCGGGCGGCGAATTACGCGGTGCTTTCTTCACGCGCAGCCTATCTGCCGACGTTAACACTCGATTACTTTTATGGCATTGACGCGAGTCATTTCGCCGTGAATACTCCCACTCCAGATGGTCCGATTCGGAATCTGGGGTATTCGGCAAGCGCCACTTTGAATATTCCAATCTGGAACTGGGGTGCAACCCGCAGCAAGGTAAAGCAGACCGAACTGCAGCGCGATCTTGCCCAGACGCAGCTCTCGGCGGCGCAACGCAAGCTCCTGGCAGATTTGAAGTCGCTCTATGCCGAAGCCGAAGCCGCGAAGATCGAACTGGAAGTTCTGCAACAATCAGCCGATTTGGCTGCGGAAAGCGTGCGGCTGACGAATCTGCGATATCAAGGCGGCGAGGCGACGGCACTCGAAGTCGTGGACGCGCAGAATTCGCTGGTTGCGGCGCGCAACAATTATGATGACGGGGAAGCCCGGTATCGGCTGGCAATCGCTAATCTGCAGACGCTAACCGGCGTCTTTTAA